From Bordetella flabilis, the proteins below share one genomic window:
- a CDS encoding Bug family tripartite tricarboxylate transporter substrate binding protein translates to MKSFTRAMRRFLAAALCGAATMGLHAGVHAAYPDKTVRIIVPYAPGGSGDVFARLIAEKLTSRLGQTFIVENRAGASGAIGARYVADAPPDGSILLLGQTGEIVVTPLLSSNLNYKPENLMPVVLVGDSPLVLSAHPSQPFNTIQEMVALSKKGGQGLNYASSGTGTPGHLAAAALALKTGAKLTHVPYKGGGAALSDLLGNHVDMFFSGAPGVLPHFKSGTLKPIAVSTAVRSPALPNVPTVAEAGIPGFSFSLWGGIFAPKGTPDDIVQTLNREINAIIADPETKRRLEAEGAAVKPNSVQEFTQFIGAERGKYQEIIKETGVRLD, encoded by the coding sequence ATGAAGTCATTCACCCGGGCCATGCGCCGCTTCCTCGCCGCGGCCCTTTGCGGCGCGGCCACCATGGGGCTGCATGCCGGCGTCCACGCCGCCTACCCCGACAAGACGGTGCGCATCATCGTGCCGTACGCGCCCGGCGGCTCCGGTGATGTGTTTGCGCGACTCATCGCGGAAAAACTGACCAGCCGCCTGGGCCAGACCTTCATCGTGGAGAACCGCGCTGGCGCCAGCGGCGCCATTGGCGCGCGCTACGTTGCGGACGCCCCGCCCGACGGCAGCATCCTGCTGCTCGGCCAGACTGGAGAAATCGTCGTCACGCCGCTGTTGTCTAGCAATCTGAACTACAAACCGGAGAACCTGATGCCCGTGGTGCTGGTGGGCGACTCGCCCCTGGTGCTGTCGGCGCATCCGTCGCAACCGTTCAACACCATCCAGGAGATGGTCGCCTTGAGCAAGAAAGGCGGACAAGGCCTGAACTACGCGTCCTCGGGCACCGGCACGCCAGGCCACCTGGCCGCGGCAGCCCTGGCGCTGAAGACCGGGGCCAAGCTCACGCACGTTCCCTACAAGGGAGGCGGCGCGGCGCTCAGCGATCTGCTGGGCAATCACGTCGACATGTTTTTCTCCGGGGCGCCTGGCGTGTTGCCGCATTTCAAGAGCGGCACGCTGAAGCCGATCGCGGTGTCGACGGCGGTGCGCTCGCCGGCCCTGCCCAACGTCCCGACCGTGGCCGAAGCCGGAATTCCCGGGTTTTCCTTCAGCCTGTGGGGCGGCATCTTCGCCCCCAAGGGCACGCCGGACGATATCGTGCAAACGCTGAACCGGGAGATCAACGCCATCATCGCCGACCCCGAAACCAAGCGACGGCTGGAAGCGGAAGGCGCGGCCGTCAAACCGAATTCGGTCCAGGAATTCACGCAGTTCATCGGCGCCGAACGCGGCAAGTACCAGGAAATCATCAAGGAAACCGGCGTACGGCTGGACTGA
- a CDS encoding amidohydrolase family protein, with translation MTQPTPPAWDCHTHVFEDAATRPVLPGSGYAPPPRSWRDLAHTGAPHGIERFVLVQPSVYGTDNGLLLDALRESGGRARGVLVIADDTPEAQLVAWRTQGARGMRFNAVSGSGNGMRTYGQLAPRLHAAGWHAQFFVAPQALDDLLDHVRADGPRVVIDHLGGAADGPDHAATRTALFRLLDTGRVWIKASGFYRYGYPPEAWMDHFGELLRDLADRYPERVVWASDWPHTWFFDPAHGQPVPYRDLLGLLRQAVSDEACNRILRHNPLALYD, from the coding sequence ATGACACAGCCCACCCCTCCCGCCTGGGACTGCCACACACACGTGTTCGAAGATGCAGCGACCAGGCCGGTGCTGCCCGGTTCGGGCTACGCACCGCCGCCGCGTTCCTGGCGGGACCTTGCGCACACGGGCGCGCCGCACGGTATCGAACGCTTCGTGCTGGTACAGCCGAGCGTCTACGGAACCGATAATGGCTTGCTGCTGGACGCGCTTCGGGAGTCCGGCGGCCGCGCGCGCGGAGTGCTGGTGATAGCGGACGACACGCCGGAAGCGCAGTTGGTGGCCTGGCGCACGCAGGGCGCGCGCGGCATGCGGTTCAATGCGGTCTCCGGCTCCGGAAACGGCATGCGCACGTATGGGCAGTTGGCGCCGCGCCTGCATGCCGCCGGCTGGCACGCCCAATTCTTCGTGGCTCCGCAGGCCCTGGATGATCTGCTCGACCACGTGCGTGCCGATGGCCCGCGCGTCGTGATTGACCACCTGGGCGGCGCGGCCGATGGTCCCGACCATGCCGCCACGCGCACCGCCCTGTTCCGGCTTCTGGATACGGGACGCGTATGGATCAAGGCTTCGGGCTTCTACCGCTATGGCTATCCGCCGGAGGCCTGGATGGACCACTTCGGCGAACTGTTGCGGGACCTTGCGGACCGCTATCCCGAACGGGTGGTATGGGCTTCGGACTGGCCCCATACCTGGTTTTTCGATCCCGCTCACGGCCAGCCTGTGCCTTATCGCGACCTGTTGGGCCTGCTGCGCCAGGCGGTCAGCGATGAGGCCTGCAATCGCATCCTGCGGCATAACCCGCTCGCCTTGTACGACTGA
- the rpmB gene encoding 50S ribosomal protein L28 — protein sequence MARVCQITGKRPMVGNNVSHANNKTKRRFLPNLQSRRFWVESENRWIRLRVTTKALRTIDKKGIDAVLAELRARGEAI from the coding sequence ATGGCACGCGTATGCCAAATTACGGGCAAGCGCCCGATGGTGGGCAACAATGTTTCCCACGCCAACAACAAGACCAAGCGGCGTTTCCTGCCCAACCTGCAATCGCGCCGGTTCTGGGTCGAAAGCGAAAATCGCTGGATTCGCCTGCGTGTCACCACCAAGGCCTTGCGCACCATCGACAAGAAGGGCATCGACGCTGTGCTGGCCGAGCTGCGCGCTCGCGGCGAAGCGATCTGA
- a CDS encoding aldehyde dehydrogenase (NADP(+)), whose product MNTTITGEILIGQRAIDNGQRTLKAVNPATGETLAPDFAQAGPAEVEQACAAAWAAFDTYRETRLEDRARFLEAIGDQIMQLGQALVDRAVAETALPAARIEGERARTVGQLRLFAQVVRAGEFLDVRVDTAMPDRQPLPRPDLRLRNIALGPVAVFGASNFPLAFSVAGGDTASALAAGCPVIVKGHPAHPGTGELVGRAIQAAARECGMPEGVFSLLLGGIETGTSLVQDARIKGVGFTGSRTGGLALVDIASKRREPIPVFAEMSSINPVFLFPAALAARAEELGKAFIGSLTMGAGQFCTNPGIVVALDSPDLDRFLKAADATLSSHVPSAMLTPGIHGAYQKGVQALETAQGVQLCARGGTGEGPNRGAAAVFSTAVSNFLSQEALQHEVFGASSLVVRCQRPEDMREIAERIEGQLTVTLHMEEADYELARGLVPILERKAGRILANGWPTGVEVAHAMVHGGPFPATSDSRFTSVGTLAIRRFLRPVSYQSLPSQLLPETLRSENLGRVSRLEDGKRLLP is encoded by the coding sequence GTGAACACCACCATAACCGGCGAAATTCTTATCGGCCAGCGTGCCATCGACAACGGCCAGCGCACGCTGAAGGCCGTCAATCCCGCGACGGGGGAAACGCTTGCCCCGGATTTTGCCCAGGCCGGGCCGGCCGAGGTAGAACAGGCGTGCGCGGCCGCCTGGGCCGCGTTCGACACGTATCGTGAAACCCGCCTCGAAGACCGGGCGCGTTTCCTGGAAGCGATCGGCGATCAGATCATGCAACTGGGCCAGGCGCTGGTCGATCGCGCCGTGGCGGAGACCGCGCTGCCGGCGGCCCGTATCGAGGGCGAACGCGCCCGCACGGTGGGCCAGTTGCGCCTATTCGCCCAGGTTGTCCGCGCCGGCGAGTTCCTGGATGTGCGCGTCGATACCGCCATGCCGGATCGCCAGCCCTTGCCGCGTCCCGACCTGCGTTTGCGCAATATCGCGCTGGGTCCGGTCGCGGTGTTCGGGGCGAGCAATTTTCCGCTGGCGTTCTCGGTGGCGGGAGGCGACACCGCATCGGCGCTCGCCGCGGGTTGCCCGGTCATCGTGAAGGGCCATCCCGCGCATCCCGGCACCGGTGAACTGGTGGGGCGGGCCATCCAGGCCGCTGCGCGCGAGTGCGGCATGCCGGAAGGCGTGTTCTCGTTGCTGCTGGGCGGCATCGAAACCGGCACTTCGCTGGTGCAGGATGCCCGCATCAAAGGCGTCGGATTCACCGGTTCGCGTACCGGCGGCCTGGCGCTGGTCGATATCGCGTCCAAGCGGCGCGAGCCCATCCCGGTCTTCGCCGAAATGAGCAGCATCAATCCGGTATTCCTGTTCCCCGCCGCGCTGGCGGCGCGTGCGGAGGAACTCGGCAAGGCTTTCATCGGCTCGTTGACGATGGGCGCCGGCCAGTTCTGCACGAATCCCGGTATCGTCGTCGCGCTGGACAGTCCCGACCTGGACCGCTTCCTCAAGGCCGCCGATGCGACGCTGTCCAGCCATGTGCCCAGCGCCATGCTGACGCCGGGCATCCATGGCGCCTACCAGAAGGGTGTCCAGGCCCTGGAAACGGCGCAAGGCGTGCAGCTTTGCGCGCGCGGCGGCACCGGCGAAGGCCCCAACCGCGGCGCCGCCGCGGTGTTTTCGACCGCCGTCAGCAATTTCCTGTCGCAGGAAGCCTTGCAGCACGAGGTTTTCGGAGCATCGAGCCTGGTGGTTCGCTGCCAGCGGCCCGAAGACATGCGCGAGATCGCCGAGCGTATCGAAGGCCAGCTCACGGTGACCCTGCATATGGAAGAGGCCGACTACGAACTGGCGCGTGGCCTGGTGCCCATTCTGGAACGCAAGGCCGGTCGCATCCTGGCCAACGGCTGGCCCACCGGGGTCGAAGTGGCCCACGCCATGGTGCACGGCGGACCCTTCCCCGCGACCTCGGACAGCCGGTTCACGTCGGTCGGCACGCTGGCGATCCGTCGATTCCTGCGTCCGGTGAGCTACCAGAGCCTGCCGTCGCAACTGCTGCCGGAAACCTTGCGCTCCGAAAACCTTGGCCGGGTGTCGCGGCTCGAGGACGGCAAGCGCTTGCTGCCCTGA
- the rpmG gene encoding 50S ribosomal protein L33: protein MAAKGNREKIKLESTAGTGHFYTTTKNKRTMPEKMLIKKFDPVARKHVDYKETKLK, encoded by the coding sequence ATGGCTGCCAAAGGTAACCGCGAAAAAATCAAGCTCGAGTCGACGGCCGGCACGGGGCACTTTTACACCACCACCAAGAACAAGCGCACGATGCCGGAAAAGATGCTGATCAAGAAGTTCGATCCGGTCGCGCGCAAGCATGTGGACTACAAGGAAACGAAGCTCAAGTAA
- a CDS encoding Bcr/CflA family multidrug efflux MFS transporter, translated as MPPSLPTRGLPGWLILMGALTAIGPFSIDLYLPAFPAIAAGLCVSQGDVERTMAAYLIGLAAAQIFYGPLADRYGRKPPLLVGLSLYVVASLGCALAVDIESLTAWRAMQALGGAAGIVIPRAVIRDHYETQEAARAMSLLLLIMGLAPILAPLIGGQLLLLTGWRGIFALMLAAGVALLAAMLFNMKESLAPERIIRLSFRTIAGNYWALLRHRRFMAHSLAGGLGQAGMFAYIVGSPRVFIELYGVDPQHYGLLFGLNAAGLIVGSQVSARLLRRHPPQVLQRRALVSLALASVVAVALTLAGWMTLPLLMACLMGYMSSQGFVNPNSAALALSEQGRRLGAASALLGTLQLSCGALAGLCVSFWQSDTPLPLTAVLAACACLSWLCGRVARGHGTGGAPDAA; from the coding sequence ATGCCCCCTTCACTTCCGACACGCGGACTGCCCGGCTGGCTCATCCTGATGGGCGCCCTGACGGCGATCGGGCCGTTTTCCATCGACCTCTACCTGCCGGCCTTCCCGGCGATCGCCGCCGGCCTGTGCGTCAGCCAGGGCGATGTGGAGCGGACCATGGCCGCCTACCTGATCGGCCTGGCAGCAGCACAGATATTCTATGGGCCGCTGGCCGACCGCTACGGACGCAAGCCTCCGCTCCTGGTGGGCCTGTCGCTGTATGTGGTCGCCTCGCTAGGCTGCGCGCTGGCGGTGGACATCGAAAGCCTGACCGCATGGCGCGCGATGCAGGCGCTGGGCGGTGCGGCGGGGATCGTCATCCCGCGCGCCGTCATCCGTGACCACTACGAGACTCAGGAAGCGGCGCGCGCGATGTCGCTGCTGCTGCTTATCATGGGCCTCGCGCCCATCCTGGCCCCCCTGATAGGCGGTCAGCTTCTACTGCTGACGGGATGGCGTGGAATTTTCGCCCTCATGCTGGCGGCTGGCGTCGCCCTGCTGGCGGCGATGCTCTTCAACATGAAAGAATCGCTGGCGCCGGAACGCATCATCCGCCTGAGTTTCCGCACCATCGCCGGCAACTACTGGGCGTTGCTGCGCCATCGCCGTTTCATGGCCCACAGCCTGGCCGGCGGCCTGGGCCAGGCCGGCATGTTCGCCTACATCGTCGGTTCGCCGCGGGTGTTCATCGAGTTGTATGGCGTGGACCCGCAGCACTACGGATTGCTCTTCGGCCTGAACGCGGCCGGCCTGATTGTCGGCTCGCAGGTCAGCGCCCGCCTGCTGCGGCGCCATCCGCCGCAGGTCCTGCAGCGGCGCGCCCTGGTATCGCTGGCCCTCGCCAGCGTGGTTGCGGTCGCCTTGACGTTGGCGGGCTGGATGACGCTGCCGCTGCTGATGGCATGCCTGATGGGTTACATGAGCAGCCAGGGCTTCGTCAACCCGAATTCCGCCGCCCTGGCCCTGTCGGAGCAGGGCAGGCGGCTGGGGGCGGCGTCTGCGCTGCTGGGCACGCTGCAACTGTCCTGCGGGGCGCTGGCGGGACTGTGCGTCAGCTTCTGGCAGAGCGATACGCCGCTTCCGTTGACCGCCGTGCTGGCGGCGTGTGCCTGCCTGTCCTGGCTGTGCGGGCGCGTGGCCCGGGGCCATGGGACGGGCGGCGCGCCTGATGCTGCCTGA
- a CDS encoding organic hydroperoxide resistance protein, which produces MSIEKVLYRAQATANGGRDGRAVSSDGVLDIQLSTPRELGGAGGPGTNPEQLFAAGYSACFLGALKFVAGREKVALPAETNVTGSVGIGAIPTGFGIEVELRIAIPGLDPAQARQLVDKAHIVCPYSNATRGNIDVTLTLV; this is translated from the coding sequence ATGTCTATCGAAAAAGTGCTGTATCGTGCCCAGGCCACCGCCAATGGCGGCCGTGATGGTCGTGCCGTCTCGTCGGACGGCGTGCTGGATATCCAGCTCAGCACGCCCCGTGAGCTGGGCGGCGCAGGCGGCCCGGGAACGAATCCGGAGCAACTGTTCGCCGCGGGGTATTCCGCGTGCTTCCTTGGCGCGCTGAAGTTCGTGGCAGGTCGTGAAAAGGTCGCGTTGCCGGCGGAAACCAACGTGACCGGTTCGGTGGGCATCGGCGCTATCCCGACAGGCTTTGGCATCGAGGTCGAACTGCGTATCGCCATCCCGGGACTGGACCCCGCTCAGGCGCGCCAGCTCGTGGACAAGGCGCACATCGTTTGCCCTTACTCCAACGCGACGCGCGGCAATATCGACGTCACGCTCACGCTGGTCTGA
- a CDS encoding GntR family transcriptional regulator: protein MPIAKQNTQANLAYQELKKRILMGFFGASGRLREIEVAELLNMGRTPVREALKRLEDEGLVTHEPRRGLVVTSLDQQSVTELYAMRELLEGGAARFAAKHASEAEIDNMAHILREGREGGDPVAANLAFHQSIYGAAHNKFLIRALRSLTDSTYLLGRSTLETPGRPEAAHDEHLAIYEAIRDGDPLRAEQVAREHIRNALLERLKILRAQQASES, encoded by the coding sequence ATGCCAATAGCGAAGCAGAACACCCAGGCCAACCTGGCGTACCAGGAGCTGAAGAAACGCATACTCATGGGTTTTTTCGGCGCCAGCGGGCGCCTGCGTGAAATCGAGGTGGCCGAACTGCTGAACATGGGCCGCACGCCGGTTCGCGAAGCGTTGAAGCGCCTTGAAGATGAAGGCCTGGTCACGCACGAGCCGCGACGCGGCCTGGTCGTGACGTCGCTGGACCAGCAGTCGGTGACCGAGCTCTACGCCATGCGGGAACTATTGGAGGGCGGGGCGGCCCGCTTCGCGGCCAAGCATGCCAGCGAAGCCGAAATCGACAACATGGCGCATATCCTGCGCGAAGGCCGGGAGGGCGGCGACCCGGTCGCTGCCAATCTGGCGTTCCACCAGTCCATCTACGGCGCCGCGCACAATAAATTCCTGATCCGGGCGCTGCGGTCGCTGACGGACTCCACTTACCTTCTGGGACGCAGTACCCTGGAAACGCCCGGCCGGCCCGAGGCCGCCCACGACGAACACCTGGCGATCTATGAAGCCATCCGCGATGGCGATCCATTGCGGGCCGAGCAGGTGGCGCGCGAACACATACGCAATGCCCTGCTGGAAAGACTGAAGATCCTGCGCGCCCAGCAGGCGTCGGAAAGCTAG
- a CDS encoding MarR family winged helix-turn-helix transcriptional regulator produces the protein MAQSSSSRGNDAALLLENQLCFALYSTSLAMSKVYRKLLAGMGLTYPQYLVMLVLWAEDELTVSAIGEQLFLDSATLTPLLKRLEAAGLVSRARAAQDERQVIVSLTEQGRQLKSRAKAIPPGVGKAVGCNASEAAAMIKRLDALRAALQESTCQ, from the coding sequence ATGGCCCAATCTTCCTCGTCACGCGGCAACGATGCCGCCCTGCTGCTGGAAAACCAGCTTTGCTTCGCGCTGTATTCGACCAGCCTGGCAATGAGCAAGGTGTATCGGAAGCTGCTCGCCGGTATGGGCCTGACCTATCCGCAGTACCTGGTCATGCTGGTCCTGTGGGCCGAGGACGAACTCACTGTCTCGGCCATCGGGGAACAGCTTTTTCTCGACTCCGCCACGTTGACGCCCCTGCTGAAGCGCCTGGAAGCGGCGGGCCTGGTCAGCCGTGCTCGCGCGGCGCAGGACGAGCGCCAGGTCATCGTATCGCTGACAGAGCAGGGGCGGCAGTTGAAGAGCCGCGCCAAAGCCATTCCGCCCGGGGTGGGCAAGGCCGTGGGTTGCAACGCCAGCGAAGCGGCGGCGATGATCAAGCGCCTGGACGCGCTGCGTGCCGCGTTGCAGGAATCGACATGCCAATAG
- a CDS encoding ABC transporter substrate-binding protein produces MSVFFRRGSHPSRRRAVAQVPGGSMAVALWLALRMAASHGRGYPFRSMALAALALCLACPDVGHAGPASAGGGRTSRAAVTPAPPPVVLGEINTYKDLPGFSTAYRRGWMLALDQINAAGGVLGRKLDVRSRDDHGKPDDAVQAAQVLVDRDGVVALFGGYSSEVALALSRYADASKVLYLAVAPLTQRLTWQEGNRHTFRLRPAAWMQAAAVAPKALGQRKLRWALVYEDTESDRATVEAFKGLMRTFQSKTEFVADLAVAQGKFDAAATVTALKAAQPEALFNMLTGARLASLVHAGLAAQLFDGLPVVSLFTGDPPNLAVLDAGVPDGWIVTGYPAGTVDTPASQAFVQAYQARYGETPGTAAVLGYAALQSIAQGLRQAGIADRQALVSVFPRLSVETPFGTIVYRSLDHQSTLGTYLGYIGHVDGKPRMERFAYASGTRLQPLDEQIRKLRAQDNATAGAGLHGTRGQPSASQAGTADTRARESLTGGAEEAQTAAHAAPTTSSTATTSTASPTAADNDARSTGAVQAGKPQGAWVGKHPVTDLERRLRAARPDPAAPAASAVPAPASPTASTSSSSPRADAPFRVEGTPPGPLPPALPDWPDQVHPPLEAAPRTPRR; encoded by the coding sequence ATGTCGGTTTTTTTTCGCCGCGGTAGCCATCCGTCGCGGCGCCGCGCCGTCGCGCAGGTGCCTGGCGGCAGCATGGCGGTGGCCCTATGGCTGGCCCTGCGGATGGCGGCCTCCCATGGGCGCGGATATCCATTCCGTTCCATGGCCCTCGCCGCGCTGGCGCTATGCCTGGCATGCCCGGACGTGGGCCATGCCGGCCCCGCGTCAGCGGGCGGCGGCCGGACTTCACGCGCGGCGGTGACGCCGGCGCCACCGCCGGTGGTCCTCGGCGAAATCAATACCTACAAGGATTTGCCCGGCTTCTCGACCGCGTATCGCCGCGGCTGGATGCTGGCGTTGGATCAGATCAATGCCGCGGGCGGCGTGCTGGGCCGCAAGCTGGACGTGCGCTCGCGCGACGACCACGGCAAGCCGGACGACGCGGTGCAAGCGGCGCAGGTGCTGGTGGACCGCGACGGCGTGGTGGCGCTGTTCGGCGGATATTCCTCCGAAGTGGCGCTTGCCCTGTCGCGGTACGCCGACGCCAGCAAGGTGCTTTACCTGGCCGTGGCCCCGCTTACCCAGCGCCTGACCTGGCAGGAAGGCAATCGCCATACGTTCCGCCTGCGGCCCGCCGCATGGATGCAGGCGGCCGCGGTCGCCCCCAAGGCACTGGGGCAGCGCAAGCTGCGTTGGGCGCTGGTCTACGAGGACACCGAATCCGACCGCGCCACGGTGGAGGCCTTCAAGGGCCTGATGCGGACGTTCCAGTCCAAGACTGAATTCGTCGCCGACCTGGCGGTGGCCCAGGGCAAGTTCGACGCCGCCGCCACGGTCACGGCCCTCAAGGCCGCGCAGCCGGAGGCGCTTTTCAATATGCTGACCGGCGCCCGACTCGCCAGCCTGGTGCATGCGGGCCTGGCCGCGCAACTTTTCGACGGCCTTCCGGTGGTATCGCTGTTTACCGGCGACCCCCCAAACCTGGCTGTCCTGGATGCCGGCGTGCCCGACGGCTGGATCGTCACGGGCTACCCCGCCGGGACCGTCGACACGCCCGCGAGCCAGGCCTTCGTACAGGCCTACCAGGCGCGCTACGGCGAAACGCCGGGTACCGCGGCGGTGCTGGGGTACGCCGCGCTGCAATCCATCGCGCAGGGTCTCAGGCAGGCCGGCATCGCCGACCGGCAGGCACTGGTGTCGGTGTTTCCGCGACTGAGCGTGGAGACGCCCTTCGGCACCATCGTCTACCGCAGCCTGGATCATCAATCCACGCTGGGCACCTATCTGGGCTACATCGGGCACGTGGACGGCAAGCCACGGATGGAGCGCTTCGCGTACGCCAGCGGCACCCGCCTGCAACCGCTCGATGAACAGATCCGCAAGCTGCGCGCGCAGGACAACGCGACGGCAGGCGCAGGCCTGCACGGAACACGGGGCCAGCCGTCCGCCAGCCAGGCCGGGACGGCGGACACGCGGGCCCGGGAAAGCCTGACAGGCGGCGCGGAGGAAGCGCAGACCGCGGCACACGCGGCGCCCACGACATCATCGACTGCGACCACATCAACGGCATCGCCGACGGCAGCGGACAACGACGCCCGGTCCACGGGCGCGGTTCAGGCTGGCAAGCCCCAGGGCGCATGGGTGGGCAAGCATCCCGTCACCGATCTGGAAAGGCGGCTACGGGCGGCCCGCCCCGACCCCGCGGCGCCCGCCGCATCGGCCGTGCCGGCGCCGGCATCACCGACCGCGTCGACCTCATCATCGTCCCCGCGCGCCGATGCCCCCTTCCGCGTGGAAGGGACGCCCCCGGGGCCCCTTCCACCGGCCCTGCCCGACTGGCCAGACCAGGTGCACCCGCCGTTGGAGGCGGCACCCCGGACGCCGCGCCGCTGA